The Humulus lupulus chromosome 4, drHumLupu1.1, whole genome shotgun sequence genome has a window encoding:
- the LOC133831653 gene encoding pentatricopeptide repeat-containing protein At3g18020, whose protein sequence is MLGSSFPFPKLLPLPRRHTITIPLVLFFTQRQPTEDSVLDQPTLDDTSYVTKTVHLLCTKHRNVDQALRLLDRLRLSGFQPDSLNLSSVVHGLCDSNRFEEAHHRFSLSIDSGCVPDERTCNVLIARLLGSRSPDATLSVIRRLIDVKREFVPSLINYNRLIDQLCSLSRPAEAHRLIFDLLRRGHCPNTVTYTSLINGYCKVGEFDCAQKVFDEMGERGVVPNSLTYSVLIGGVLRIREVERGRELMCLLWERMKCGDDPSLNNAAFSNLIDSLCREGFFQELFRIAEDMPQGKSLSEEFSYAQMIDSLCKTGKHHGASRIVYIMRKRGLVPSLVSYNSIIHGLSKEGGCMRAYQLLKEGTEFGYRPSEHTYKVLVEGLCRENDLHKAKFVLHIMLDKKGVDRTRVYNIYLRALCFMDNAATELLNALVVMLQTQCQPDVITLNTIIKGFCKMGRVEEALKVLDDMMVSKFSAPDTVTFTTIIFGLLDVGRTEDALDLLCRVMHDNGLNPGVVTYNAVLRGLFKLQLANEAMEIYNVMVGKGVAADSTTYTIIIDGLCKCDQIEEAKRFWDDVIWPSKNHDNFVYATIIKGLCSSGKFSEACHFLYELIDSGVSPNIFSYNILVDSACRLGLREEAYQVVREMKRNGLTPDCVTWRILDKLHGSSRKQIFVDDSALKSNGRLQEIETRLESLHGLRSQWMRV, encoded by the exons ATGCTTGGTTCAAGCTTTCCATTCCCTAAGCTTCTTCCATTGCCTCGTCGCCACACCATAACAATCCCACTCGTACTATTCTTCACCCAACGACAACCAACCGAGGACTCCGTTCTAGACCAGCCCACCCTCGACGACACGTCGTATGTGACCAAAACCGTTCATCTCCTCTGCACCAAACACCGCAACGTTGACCAGGCCCTCCGCCTCCTCGACCGTCTCCGCCTCAGTGGCTTCCAGCCCGATTCTCTCAACCTCAGCAGTGTCGTTCATGGGCTTTGTGACTCCAATCGATTCGAAGAAGCTCACCACCGGTTTTCTCTTTCCATTGATTCCGGTTGTGTCCCCGACGAGCGGACTTGCAATGTTCTCATTGCTCGTTTGCTTGGTTCTCGATCTCCGGACGCGACTTTGAGTGTTATCCGTCGATTGATTGATGTGAAGCGTGAGTTTGTGCCTTCTTTGATTAATTATAACCGTTTGATTGATCAGCTATGTTCGTTGTCGAGGCCTGCCGAAGCTCATAGGTTGATTTTTGATTTGTTGAGAAGAGGGCATTGTCCGAATACTGTTACCTATACTTCTTTGATTAATGGGTACTGTAAGGTTGGTGAATTTGATTGTGCCCAGAAGGTGTttgatgaaatgggtgagagaggTGTTGTTCCGAATTCTCTGACGTACAGTGTATTGATTGGTGGTGTTTTAAGGATTCGAGAGGTTGAGCGTGGGAGGGAACTCATGTGCTTGCTCTGGGAGAGAATGAAGTGTGGGGATGACCCGTCCTTGAATAATGCAGCCTTTTCTAATCTTATTGATTCTTTGTGTAGAGAAGGGTTTTTCCAGGAGTTGTTCAGGATTGCAGAAGATATGCCTCAAGGAAAGAGTCTCAGCGAGGAGTTTTCTTATGCTCAAATGATTGATTCTCTTTGTAAAACCGGAAAACATCATGGCGCTTCGAGGATTGTTTATATAATGAGGAAAAGAGGGTTAGTCCCAAGCTTGGTGTCATATAATTCTATCATACATGGTCTTAGCAAGGAGGGAGGCTGCATGAGGGCTTATCAGTTGTTAAAAGAAGGAACTGAATTTGGATATCGGCCATCTGAGCACACTTACAAGGTTTTAGTGGAAGGTCTTTGCCGAGAAAACGACCTTCACAAGGCAAAATTTGTCCTTCATATTATGCTCGACAAGAAAGGAGTTGACAGAACTAGAGTTTATAACATATATCTCAGAGCTCTTTGTTTCATGGATAATGCTGCAACTGAGCTTTTGAATGCACTTGTTGTTATGCTCCAAACTCAGTGTCAACCTGATGTGATCACACTCAATACCATTATTAAAGGGTTTTGTAAGATGGGAAGAGTAGAAGAAGCTTTGAAAGTACTAGATGACATGATGGTGAGCAAGTTTTCTGCCCCTGACACCGTGACATTCACCACTATCATTTTTGGATTACTGGACGTTGGAAGAACTGAAGATGCTCTTGATTTGCTGTGTAGAGTAATGCATGACAATGGTTTGAACCCTGGCGTTGTGACATATAATGCCGTCCTTCGTGGATTGTTCAAACTTCAGCTAGCAAATGAAGCTATGGAGATTTACAATGTCATGGTAGGCAAAGGTGTGGCAGCTGACAGTACTACATACACTATCATAATTGATGGATTATGCAAGTGTGATCAGATAGAAGAGGCCAAAAGGTTTTGGGACGATGTTATCTGGCCATCCAAGAATCATGACAACTTTGTCTATGCAACTATTATCAAAGGGCTTTGTAGCTCTGGAAAATTCAGCGAGGCTTGTCATTTCCTTTACGAACTAATTGATTCTGGGGTTTCTCCAAATATTTTTAGCTATAACATTCTAGTTGATAGCGCCTGCAGACTAGGATTGAGGGAAGAAGCTTATCAAGTTGTTagagagatgaaaaggaatggacTTACACCAGATTGTGTGACATGGAGGATTCTTGACAAGTTACATGGCAGCTCGAGAAAACAAATTTTTGTTGACGATTCAGCCTTAAAATCAAATGGCAGGTTACAAGAGATCGAAACCAGACTAGAATCGCT ACATGGCCTAAGGAGTCAATGGATGAGAGTCTAA